A portion of the Lolium rigidum isolate FL_2022 chromosome 1, APGP_CSIRO_Lrig_0.1, whole genome shotgun sequence genome contains these proteins:
- the LOC124683970 gene encoding senescence-specific cysteine protease SAG39-like: MKARFEDWVKKYHRTYPDEEERAMRFNVFKDNIKSFESQGLLPNCFADLKDEELPSRRSCIADIDQDIEECLQAKILAETGEFTWTPDVMQGHKKATQVSA; encoded by the exons ATGAAGGCGAGGTTCGAGGATTGGGTGAAGAAGTACCACAGGACATACCCAGACGAGGAAGAGAGGGCTATGCGGTTCAATGTGTTCAAGGACAACATCAAGTCGTTCGAATCGCAGGGTTTGCTTCCAAACTGTTTTGCAGACTTGAAAGATGAGGAGCTCCCTTCGCGCCGGTCCTGTATCGCTGACATAGACCAAGACATCGAAGAGTGCCTCCAGGCCAAGATTCTCGCTGAGACAG GAGAATTTACGTGGACACCAGACGTGATGCAGGGCCACAAGAAGGCAACCCAAGTCTCTGCCTAG